From a region of the Drosophila virilis strain 15010-1051.87 chromosome 3, Dvir_AGI_RSII-ME, whole genome shotgun sequence genome:
- the LOC6623279 gene encoding microtubule-associated protein futsch isoform X4 — translation MESNNNNNNSGGKRSKKGRKARSPTSTQHHPWDEGGTASAAAAATSVAAAASPTTSATATTKNRVACTGTALTRFLVCMAPVIVSLPGAGTGPTEQPTILLINGISDDAPLQEKQKQSKAELKLSLENNNEPASGLTHPTQAQAPTTPGGSHLLDLESHLIEDVNAVLSGVGINELPPIEQELQKGTSKIEADEASHVIEVEPAGVKTKQPIETLAPSHQIAEVDETATAGTVEAAPAAAVAAAASEAVRHTAEQLINEIERELIESFSKNVAQVEAEQKKQLEADLTAVNSLSQQVDAQLNELTSILKSKPQPKIVLEPFGAEAQSTTKLASNELKVVEVPTPKSEAEEQQRKEFIDSLPQIEQDRLNTHTDAEAKRLSADCKREYYQSLKKYLLQSSQDKPPVPLQTYRWEDLRRARERGGYPWTHLYKRPLGPDEEPEIVLLLRKSQELRFRSESPKSLKKVRYDEQVLVKETERYIQDLSEDEALSNTEDSSEESEESDNESEHEQHNEDTLSECISCVSDSVLAVGGHARPRKTNRLAQIRDIIRRRRSGRAQGDAQSLPGSSANPSRQGSLHELAPPPGPLVPNTDKPPKKPKSKQSFDIMKKLKSLAERQKKRLNIKRITLKKDEKIVLGEQQKIIKLKASPKSTRGEIPHFVEKQDSDDVLELVEYDESPCRKRNKQEELDELPSTSAGSVPQPDEIIELPVEQTKTEAPAVEITEPAPEPVEEPIEVETPPKKTPRLRREHVYEEIGQAEPQLPLEQSIVELDSLKKSLMRQDHLAADDVEAAKPVPLDRMGSSEEEQVAVAAAEKSGALLAPISSIDSTSSDEDRARLAQLSPVAEESDEPAEVSELRPVLKKEASPAPSDKKVTFSHVEDEAEPHREDIELPEDVLEAVASAAKSKSDSDHEYEPVGMSPAREIASSQATTPAPAQNGSSLQLPMDIDIEQSSAETTPRTESRTDYEIHTSQVDSSALEELPLQPENRKKSFMASAQDRTRKMQNGLRNQAGKLRTKLRTQPKPKPVSGSPKAKAKERRRFAPEFSKIKMPEIKRPDMSKLKDLKRPEFTKFNKPDMSKFKLPEKFSTLKLRRSKSFKENESELPTESTDSPATTADAAPAPAKKKFEFNFGTYPRAFRKKNPVEEPAPPMESSLGTERLSLSVIPSTETQPSQTSTSSPQGDRGPGPVRSRWADKFSDVSYNDSEGSRYRRYGSELESFDRESSLERRMKEDLEEDTASEAQPQTQMGILSGVADSKQFAEFDEENRAIHEISSQRTREFKRRPMVHQDSDLRSEDSHDAEGWTEKDIQKNKLLRKAELDAEASYYKYHEMQDAHSTASSGKKVVMEQIDDDEFFLRKRGISEDNIQLRQYISDAIREGYELPNALRHVGHPAKPDSEQPEQYGDYDVPPPKPRRLHRNYRPDIEDSQEFQRSEYGDDLSMSQNGSDFLPKRPLRKGRSRSKYSMEGSQEIPLADGGSSIQYFDDDEDYLRPPMHEQATESEQALNNLNYGGDVAVTAAKLPAQQSRPQAPRRQKKRTRDDASVEKDADSFINGFGGRSVSNTFLQPQEDVIVYRTEHEYHHQIPLATPDTFTDGTSARTQRSEDERTSRGAESLILDVHAKPELQSKGFAPRTEGEDKFVIDMLESDGYATLPSAQPVREQQPHQEEEDDYEEPGALQRPESPRNNLQSGEVINKMKFRPLPAPPRPPREKRSTRGGSGLDIYEDSERVANSSTADSCEQGEFEVEVSTQTDPLPDDFVCEEFEITEDMKIIEPRRSTGGKTTLEDLLRSTQAQESDEVDSSRVLTEDEQLARGLQRFRDANQRSLSERSRASSQADRSKSLSRPQTPSSAVIIERRVPTPSIEGDATVQAALIVRPISAADLEDEELRREEEELRREGLLSDSSVQSKSDVETAGEEEEHGEVALSDYAASSADLDAAVEQLQQAQLESDYDSKLEDDEVERTLRESEYDEEDEDAGEKYSDQYDEEEGSQGKPESTEQELDEELEKELQEEMEKMLAEYRQAEIRESRAKALAEELPTSEEDHIPSEEDILSDTEQVLSEVEQVLSEAQHALSELEPALSKVEHALSEGKPLQAEKIEVEEVPIKRAVAHEPTEAEVDAKFVATLPTEPATGHSQELLAAEEEPEATPLPPPRRKSTTQLEPASSETLTIAEQITPELTPVRALQSPPEAQLPTHIPELEVERLRVHALQAGQIQVSQLHGTQVSADELACKSGQLVVQNINLPPGFIDDIVERVKEQRPSLLTSETQTSRQPSSEPTASDVEKPTKPPRHGKAAESTTAATQNNLDEQTQTEAAMLPLPPPPAVYPSVEYLQSLAPLAFYNLQRSAEAEQAEAASGSAERKAPHKCRRRHVQQEQHQQEHDTDSELDEQLVERPRSRSRRSRTRSATQPLEDYDEDQPKTVVQAGRQFLSVCSLELVNIINQLTHFVRGDAAVEAAQQPRNISALMVLFILITFGVLVFLLTGRQVHTHHWDYFNPPGNEGRQT, via the exons ATGGagtccaacaacaacaacaacaacagcggcggcAAGCGCAGCAAAAAAGGACGCAAAGCCCGCAGCCCAACAAGCACACAGCATCATCCGTGGGACGAAG GAGgcacagcatcagcagcagcagcagcaacatcagtagcagcagcagcatccccAACAACatctgcaacagcaacaacaaagaaccGCGTTGCGTGCACCGGCACAGCACTGACCAGATTTCTGGTTTGCATGGCACCTGTGATTG TGTCGCTACCTGGCGCTGGAACTGGCCCCACTGAGCAGCCGACCATTTTACTGATCAACGGCATCAGCGACGACGCCCCGTTGCAggagaaacaaaaacagagcAAAGCGGAGCTAAAGCTATCGCTTGAGAATAACAACGAACCGGCCAGCGGCCTGACGCATCCCACACAAGCACAGGCACCGACTACGCCGGGCGGATCGCATTTGCTGGATTTGGAATCTCACCTCATCGAGGACGTCAACGCGGTGCTGAGCGGCGTGGGCATTAACGAGCTGCCGCCCATTGAGCAGGAGCTGCAAAAGGGTACATCCAAAATAGAAGCTGACGAGGCCTCGCACGTGATCGAGGTGGAGCCAGCGGGCGTCAAGACTAAGCAGCCAATAGAAACTCTCGCACCATCGCATCAAATAGCCGAGGTAGACGAGACGGCAACGGCAGGCACAGTCGAAGCAGCTccagcagccgcagtcgcagcagcagcatcagagGCAGTGCGTCATACTGCCGAGCAGCTGATAAATGAAATAGAACGCGAGCTAATCGAAAGCTTTAGCAAAAATGTAGCACAGGTCGAGGCGGAGCAGAAAAAACAGCTCGAAGCAGATCTTACGGCAGTCAATTCGCTCTCACAGCAGGTGGATGCCCAACTTAATGAGCTGACCAGCATACTCAAGAGCAAGCCACAGCCGAAAATTGTATTGGAGCCGTTTGGAGCGGAGGCTCAGTCAACAACGAAACTCGCCAGCAACGAGCTAAAGGTCGTCGAAGTGCCCACACCGAAGTCCGAGGCGGAGGAGCAGCAACGCAAGGAGTTCATTGATTCACTGCCGCAAATCGAACAGGATCGCTTGAATACACACACGGATGCGGAAGCCAAGCGTCTGTCAGCGGACTGCAAGCGAGAGTATTATCAGTCGCTAAAGAAATATCTGCTGCAGAGCAGCCAGGACAAGCCGCCTGTGCCGCTGCAAACCTATCGCTGGGAGGATCTTAGAAGAGCCAGAGAGCGC GGCGGCTATCCTTGGACGCATCTGTACAAGCGCCCATTGGGACCGGACGAGGAGCCGGAGATTGTATTGTTACTGCGCAAATCACAGGAACTGCGCTTTAGGTCCGAGTCGCCCAAGTCCCTGAAGAAGGTGCGCTACGACGAGCAGGTGTTGGTCAAAGAAACTGAGCGCTACATACAGGACCTGTCGGAGGACGAGGCGTTAAGCAACACAGAAGACAGCAGCGAGGAGTCCGAAGAGTCGGACAACGAATCGGAGCACGAGCAGCACAACGAGGACACGCTTAGCGAGTGTATTTCTTGTGTCTCCGACTCGGTGCTCGCAGTTGGCGGACACGCGAGGCCAAGGAAAACCAATCGCCTGGCGCAGATACGTGACATTATCAGACGCAGGCGCAGCGGACGCGCACAGGGCGACGCACAGTCTCTGCCCGGCAGCTCGGCCAATCCCAGCAGACAGGGAAGTCTGCACGAACTAGCGCCGCCGCCAGGACCCTTAGTTCCGAATACAGACAAGCCACCCAAGAAGCCGAAGTCAAAGCAAAGCTTCGACATTATGAAGAAGCTTAAGAGCTTGGCGGAGCGCCAGAAGAAGCGCCTGAACATCAAACGTATTACGCTCAAGAAGGACGAGAAGATTGTCCTGGGTGAGCAGCAGAAGATTATAAAGTTAAAGGCGTCCCCAAAATCGACACGCGGCGAGATACCGCACTTTGTAGAGAAGCAGGACTCGGACGATGTCCTAGAGCTGGTAGAGTACGATGAATCGCCCTGCAGAAAACGTAACAAACAGGAGGAGTTGGATGAGCTGCCTAGCACCAGTGCAGGCAGCGTGCCACAGCCCGACGAGATTATCGAGCTACCCGTCGAGCAAACCAAGACTGAAGCGCCCGCTGTGGAAATCACCGAGCCAGCTCCAGAGCCTGTAGAGGAGCCCATTGAGGTGGAAACGCCGCCCAAGAAAACACCACGTCTGCGTCGTGAACATGTTTACGAGGAGATCGGACAGGCTGAGCCACAGCTGCCTTTGGAGCAATCCATTGTGGAGCTAGACTCGCTCAAGAAGTCGTTAATGCGTCAAGATCATCTGGCCGCAGATGACGTCGAAGCCGCCAAGCCTGTGCCATTGGATCGCATGGGTAGCAGCGAGGAGGAACAGGTggccgttgctgctgccgagAAATCTGGAGCTCTCTTGGCTCCAATTTCATCCATTGACTCCACTTCCTCGGACGAGGATCGTGCACGCCTGGCGCAGCTCTCCCCCGTGGCCGAGGAAAGCGATGAGCCCGCGGAGGTCAGCGAATTGCGGCCGGTCCTGAAGAAGGAAGCCTCACCGGCACCCTCCGACAAGAAGGTGACCTTCTCTCACGTCGAAGATGAGGCCGAACCGCACCGCGAGGACATTGAGCTACCCGAAGATGTACTGGAAGCGGTGGCAAGTGCGGCCAAGTCAAAGAGCGACAG TGATCATGAATACGAGCCCGTGGGCATGTCGCCGGCGCGCGAAATTGCATCTTCGCAGGCAACAACGCCGGCGCCCGCCCAAAACGGCAGCAGCCTCCAGCTACCCATGGACATTGACATTGAACAGAGCTCAGCTGAAACAACGCCACGCACCGAATCTCGCACGGACTATGAAATACACACTAGCCAGGTGGATTCGAGCGCCCTTGAGGAGTTGCCACTACAACCGGAGAATCGCAAGAAGAGTTTCATGGCTTCCGCCCAAGATCGCACGCGCAAAATGCAGAATGGTCTACGGAATCAGGCGGGCAAGCTGCGCACCAAGTTGCGCACGCAGCCCAAGCCGAAACCCGTTTCGGGCAGCCCGAAGGCCAAGGCCAAGGAGCGCAGACGCTTTGCGCCCGAATTCTCGAAAATCAAGATGCCTGAAATAAAGCGGCCCGACATGTCCAAATTGAAGGACCTAAAGCGACCGGAATTTACCAAGTTTAATAAGCCTGACATGTCCAAGTTTAAGTTGCCAGAGAAATTCTCCACGCTCAAGCTGCGACGCAGCAAGAGCTTTAAGGAAAACGAGTCCGAGCTGCCCACAGAGTCGACGGATTCGCCGGCCACAACGGCTGATGCGGCGCCTGCGCCAGCAAAGAAAAAGTTCGAGTTCAACTTCGGCACCTATCCGCGCGCCTTTCGCAAGAAGAATCCCGTCGAGGAGCCGGCACCGCCCATGGAATCCTCGCTGGGCACAGAGCGTCTCAGTCTTAGTGTGATACCCAGCACTGAGACGCAGCCCTCTCAAACGTCCACCAGCTCACCGCAGGGTGACCGTGGACCTGGTCCCGTGCGTTCCCGCTGGGCGGACAAGTTCTCCGATGTGAGCTACAATGACAGCGAAGGTTCGCGCTACAGGCGTTACGGCAGCGAGCTAGAAAGCTTCGATAGGGAATCCTCGCTGGAGCGACGCATGAAGGAGGATTTGGAAGAGGACACGGCCAGCGAGGCGCAGCCACAAACCCAGATGGGCATCTTAAGCGGCGTTGCGGATAGCAAACAGTTTGCCGAATTTGATGAGGAAAATCGTGCCATACACGAGATCTCTAGCCAGCGCACCAGGGAGTTCAAGCGCCGACCCATGGTGCATCAGGACTCAGACCTACGCTCCGAGGACAGTCACGATGCCGAGGGCTGGACCGAGAAAGACATACAGAAGAACAAGCTCTTGCGCAAGGCCGAACTGGATGCCGAGGCTAGCTACTATAAATACCACGAAATGCAGGATGCCCATTCTACAGCCAGCTCCGGCAAGAAGGTTGTCATGGAGCAGATCGATGATGACGAGTTCTTTTTGCGGAAACGTGGCATCTCCGAGGATAACATCCAATTGCGTCAATACATAAGCGATGCCATTCGCGAGGGCTACGAACTGCCCAACGCACTAAGGCACGTGGGTCACCCGGCCAAGCCGGATAGCGAGCAGCCCGAGCAGTACGGCGATTACGATGTGCCGCCGCCTAAGCCACGCCGTCTGCACCGCAACTATCGTCCAGACATTGAGGATTCACAGGAGTTTCAGCGCAGCGAGTATGGCGATGATTTGTCTATGTCGCAGAATGGCAGCGACTTTTTGCCCAAGCGACCGCTGCGCAAGGGGCGCAGTCGTAGCAAATACTCCATGGAGGGCAGCCAGGAAATACCCCTGGCCGATGGTGGCAGCAGCATACAGTACTTTGACGACGACGAGGATTATCTCAGACCGCCCATGCACGAACAGGCAACCGAGTCGGAGCAGGCACTAAACAATCTCAACTATGGTGGCGACGTTGCCGTGACAGCAGCCAAGCTGCCAGCTCAACAGAGCCGACCACAGGCGCCCAGACGCCAAAAGAAACGCACACGCGACGATGCTTCCGTTGAAAAGGACGCAGATTCGTTTATCAATGGTTTTGGTGGTAGATCAGTATCGAACACCTTTTTGCAGCCACAGGAAGAT GTAATTGTTTATCGCACTGAGCACGAATATCATCATCAAATACCGCTAGCCACGCCCGACACCTTTACGGACGGAACCTCGGCGCGCACTCAGCGCTCCGAGGATGAGCGCACTTCACGCGGCGCCGAATCGCTGATCCTTGATGTGCACGCCAAGCCAGAACTGCAGAGCAAAGGCTTTGCGCCAAGAACTGAGGGCGAAGACAAGTTTGTCATCGATATGCTGGAGAGCGATGG CTACGCGACACTGCCGTCCGCACAGCCGGTGCGGGAGCAACAGCCGCAtcaggaggaggaggatgatTATGAGGAGCCGGGAGCATTGCAGCGACCAGAATCGCCGCGCAACAATCTACAGTCCGGCGAGGTCATCAATAAAATGAAGTTCCGACCGTTGCCAGCgccgccacgcccaccgcGTGAAAAGCGTTCGACACGTGGCGGCAGCGGGCTGGATATCTACGAGGACAGCGAGCGTGTGGCCAACTCCTCCACGGCAGACAGTTGCGAGCAGGGCGAGTTCGAAGTGGAGGTATCCACGCAAACGGATCCACTACCCGATGATTTTGTGTGCGAGGAGTTTGAGATAACCGAGGACATGAAGATCATAGAGCCTCGTCGCTCCACAGGGGGCAAGACGACGCTGGAGGATCTGCTGCGCAGCACGCAGGCACAGGAGTCAGATGAGGTGGACAGCTCACGTGTGCTCACCGAGGATGAGCAGCTAGCCAGGGGACTGCAACGTTTCCGCGATGCCAATCAGCGCAGCCTGTCGGAACGTTCACGTGCATCCTCTCAAGCGGATCGCTCCAAGTCACTGAGTCGCCCACAGACTCCGTCCTCAGCGGTTATCATAGAGCGACGCGTGCCTACACCAAGTATCGAGGGAGATGCCACGGTGCAAGCGGCGCTCATTGTGCGGCCCATAAGCGCCGCCGATCTGGAGGATGAGGAGCTGCGCcgcgaggaggaggagctgaGGCGCGAGGGCCTACTCTCCGATAGCTCAGTGCAAAGCAAATCCGATGTGGAAACGGCTggagaggaggaggagcatgGCGAGGTTGCTCTCAGCGATTACGCAGCCAGTTCGGCTGATTTGGATGCAGCCgtggagcaactgcagcaggcGCAGCTCGAGAGCGACTACGACAGCAAGCTGGAGGATGATGAAGTCGAGCGTACGCTGCGAGAGAGTGAATACGACGAAGAGGATGAGGACGCTGGCGAGAAGTACTCGGACCAGTACGACGAGGAAGAAGGTTCGCAAGGTAAACCAGAATCTACAGAGCAGGAGCTGGACGAAGAGCTGGAGAAAGAGCTGCAAGAGGAAATGGAAAAAATGCTGGCAGAGTATCGCCAAGCTGAGATAAGGGAATCGAGAGCAAAGGCGCTCGCAGAAGAGCTGCCAACATCCGAAGAAGATCATATACCTTCCGAAGAGGACATATTGTCTGATACGGAACAGGTGCTATCCGAAGTGGAGCAGGTACTATCCGAAGCACAGCACGCGCTATCCGAATTGGAACCTGCACTATCCAAAGTGGAGCACGCCCTATCCGAAGGGAAACCACTGCAAGCCGAAAAAATAGAAGTGGAAGAGGTGCCCATCAAAAGAGCTGTTGCGCACGAACCCACAGAGGCCGAAGTTGATGCCAAATTCGTAGCCACTTTACCCACCGAGCCTGCTACCGGCCACAGCCAGGAGTTGCTGGCGGCAGAGGAAGAACCAGAGGCGACACCCTTGCCGCCTCCACGTCGTAAGTCCACCACACAACTAGAACCGGCTTCCAGCGAAACATTGACCATCGCAGAACAGATCACACCCGAGCTGACACCCGTTCGGGCGCTGCAATCTCCACCAGAAGCGCAGCTGCCGACCCACATACCGGAATTGGAGGTGGAACGGCTGCGGGTGCACGCACTACAGGCTGGACAGATTCAAGTCTCGCAGCTGCATGGCACGCAAGTCAGCGCCGATGAGCTGGCCTGCAAATCGGGTCAATTGGTGGTGCAGAACATAAATCTGCCACCAGGTTTCATTGATGACATTGTGGAGCGCGTCAAGGAGCAGCGCCCATCGCTGCTGACCAGCGAGACGCAGACGAGCCGTCAGCCCAGCAGTGAACCCACCGCTAGCGATGTGGAGAAACCCACCAAACCACCCCGCCATGGCAAAGCCGCTGAGTCAACGACTGCAGCAACCCAGAACAATCTCGACGAGCAAACGCAGACAGAAGCCGCCATGCTGCCATTGCCCCCACCACCAGCTGTGTATCCCAGCGTAGAGTATTTGCAATCCCTGGCTCCTTTGGCCTTTTACAATTTGCAACGCAGTGCCGAAGCGGAGCAGGCGGAAGCGGCGTCTGGAAGTGCGGAGCGCAAGGCTCCGCATAAATGCCGACGTCGCCATGTGCAGCAGGAACAGCATCAGCAGGAGCATGACACCGACTCAGAGCTTGATGAGCAGCTGGTGGAACGGCCACGTTCTCGATCCCGTCGTTCGCGCACGCGCAGTGCCACACAGCCGCTAGAGGATTATGACGAAGATCAGCCCAAGACAGTGGTGCAGGCGGGTCGACAGTTTCTCTCCGTTTGCAGCCTGGAGCTGGTCAACATTATCAATCAACTGACGCACTTTGTGCGCGGCGATGCGGCAGTGGAAGCGGCACAACAGCCCAGAAATATATCTGCGCTCATGGTGCTTTTTATATTGATAACTTTTGGTGTGCTCGTCTTTTTGCTGACGGGCCGCCAGGTGCATACACATCACTGGGACTACTTCAATCCGCCTGGCAACGAAGGCAGGCAAACGTGA